In Trifolium pratense cultivar HEN17-A07 linkage group LG7, ARS_RC_1.1, whole genome shotgun sequence, a genomic segment contains:
- the LOC123896733 gene encoding probable sugar phosphate/phosphate translocator At3g11320 isoform X1: MAQITLISPTTVIAITGRRKKLSEISGASVRYKLSSLSPHVNWNIQKHIPWFGFTTSSNYYYSYSYGKNNNTSGVVNVSEGAISVPHGWPLEKVSEDQKGSKMKGSSRFFTIGLVAAWYSSNIGVLLLNKYLLSNYGFKYPIFLTMCHMTACSLFSYVAIAWMKIVPMQTIRSRVQFFKISALSLIFCVSVVFGNISLRYLPVSFNQAIGATTPFFTAIFAYIMTFKREAWLTYLTLVPVVTGVVIASGGEPSFHLFGFIVCIAATAARALKSVLQGILLSSEGEKLNSMNLLLYMAPMAVVFLLPATLIMEENVVGITLALARDDVKIIWYLLFNSALAYFVNLTNFLVTKHTSALTLQVLGNAKGAVAVVVSILIFRNPVSVTGMMGYALTVFGVILYSEAKKRTK, encoded by the exons ATGGCTCAAATCACTCTTATTTCTCCAACAACTGTCATAGCTATTACTG GTAGGAGGAAGAAACTAAGTGAAATATCTGGTGCTAGTGTAAGGTACAAATTGAGCTCACTATCACCACATGTGAATTGGAATATTCAAAAGCATATTCCATGGTTTGGTTTTACTACatcatcaaattattattattcatattcatatggtaaaaataataatacaagtGGAGTGGTGAATGTTTCTGAAGGAGCTATCTCTGTTCCTCATGGTTGGCCACTTGAAAAG GTTTCTGAAGATCAAAAGGGTTCAAAAATGAAAGGTTCATCACGTTTCTTCACAATAGGTCTTGTAGCAGCATGGTACTCTTCCAACATTGGTGTTCTTCTATTGAACAAGTATTTGCTGAGCAATTATGGTTTCAAGTATCCTATTTTTCTTACCATGTGTCATATGACAGCTTGTTCTTTGTTTAGCTATGTTGCTATAGCATGGATGAAGATTGTTCCTATGCAAACAATTCGATCTAGAGTTCAATTCTTTAAGATCTCTGCTTTAAGTTTGATTTTCTGTGTTTCTGTTGTGTTTGGGAATATTTCGCTTCGGTATCTTCCTGTTTCTTTCAATCAGGCTATCGGCGCTACTACGCCTTTTTTCACTgccatttttgcttatattatgaCCTTTAAGAGGGAGGCTTGGCTCACTTATCTTACCCTTGTTCCTGTTGTTACTGGTGTTGTTATTGCTAGTGGG GGTGAACCGAGTTTCCATTTATTTGGATTCATTGTATGTATTGCGGCTACAGCTGCAAGAGCCCTGAAATCAGTGCTTCAAGGAATTTTGCTTTCTTCTGAAGG AGAGAAGCTGAATTCAATGAACCTCCTTCTTTACATGGCTCCAATGGCTGTGGTTTTCCTTCTTCCCGCTACACTTATAATGGAAGAAAACGTGGTTGGCATCACCTTGGCTCTAGCCAGAGATGATGTTAAGATCATTTGGTATCTGCTATTCAACTCAGCTCTTGCTTATTTTGTCAACCTGACCAATTTTTTGGTCACGAAACATACTAGTGCTCTGACCCTTCAG GTACTAGGGAATGCTAAAGGCGCTGTAGCAGTAGTAGTTTCAATCCTAATATTTAGAAACCCAGTTTCAGTCACTGGAATGATGGGTTATGCGCTCACAGTCTTTGGAGTAATTCTTTACAGCGAAGCCAAAAAGCGAACAAAGTGA
- the LOC123896733 gene encoding probable sugar phosphate/phosphate translocator At3g11320 isoform X2 has product MEYKYKRNELPQSVSEDQKGSKMKGSSRFFTIGLVAAWYSSNIGVLLLNKYLLSNYGFKYPIFLTMCHMTACSLFSYVAIAWMKIVPMQTIRSRVQFFKISALSLIFCVSVVFGNISLRYLPVSFNQAIGATTPFFTAIFAYIMTFKREAWLTYLTLVPVVTGVVIASGGEPSFHLFGFIVCIAATAARALKSVLQGILLSSEGEKLNSMNLLLYMAPMAVVFLLPATLIMEENVVGITLALARDDVKIIWYLLFNSALAYFVNLTNFLVTKHTSALTLQVLGNAKGAVAVVVSILIFRNPVSVTGMMGYALTVFGVILYSEAKKRTK; this is encoded by the exons atGGAGTACAAGTACAAACGAAACGAGCTACCTCAATCG GTTTCTGAAGATCAAAAGGGTTCAAAAATGAAAGGTTCATCACGTTTCTTCACAATAGGTCTTGTAGCAGCATGGTACTCTTCCAACATTGGTGTTCTTCTATTGAACAAGTATTTGCTGAGCAATTATGGTTTCAAGTATCCTATTTTTCTTACCATGTGTCATATGACAGCTTGTTCTTTGTTTAGCTATGTTGCTATAGCATGGATGAAGATTGTTCCTATGCAAACAATTCGATCTAGAGTTCAATTCTTTAAGATCTCTGCTTTAAGTTTGATTTTCTGTGTTTCTGTTGTGTTTGGGAATATTTCGCTTCGGTATCTTCCTGTTTCTTTCAATCAGGCTATCGGCGCTACTACGCCTTTTTTCACTgccatttttgcttatattatgaCCTTTAAGAGGGAGGCTTGGCTCACTTATCTTACCCTTGTTCCTGTTGTTACTGGTGTTGTTATTGCTAGTGGG GGTGAACCGAGTTTCCATTTATTTGGATTCATTGTATGTATTGCGGCTACAGCTGCAAGAGCCCTGAAATCAGTGCTTCAAGGAATTTTGCTTTCTTCTGAAGG AGAGAAGCTGAATTCAATGAACCTCCTTCTTTACATGGCTCCAATGGCTGTGGTTTTCCTTCTTCCCGCTACACTTATAATGGAAGAAAACGTGGTTGGCATCACCTTGGCTCTAGCCAGAGATGATGTTAAGATCATTTGGTATCTGCTATTCAACTCAGCTCTTGCTTATTTTGTCAACCTGACCAATTTTTTGGTCACGAAACATACTAGTGCTCTGACCCTTCAG GTACTAGGGAATGCTAAAGGCGCTGTAGCAGTAGTAGTTTCAATCCTAATATTTAGAAACCCAGTTTCAGTCACTGGAATGATGGGTTATGCGCTCACAGTCTTTGGAGTAATTCTTTACAGCGAAGCCAAAAAGCGAACAAAGTGA
- the LOC123896733 gene encoding probable sugar phosphate/phosphate translocator At3g11320 isoform X3, whose amino-acid sequence MKGSSRFFTIGLVAAWYSSNIGVLLLNKYLLSNYGFKYPIFLTMCHMTACSLFSYVAIAWMKIVPMQTIRSRVQFFKISALSLIFCVSVVFGNISLRYLPVSFNQAIGATTPFFTAIFAYIMTFKREAWLTYLTLVPVVTGVVIASGGEPSFHLFGFIVCIAATAARALKSVLQGILLSSEGEKLNSMNLLLYMAPMAVVFLLPATLIMEENVVGITLALARDDVKIIWYLLFNSALAYFVNLTNFLVTKHTSALTLQVLGNAKGAVAVVVSILIFRNPVSVTGMMGYALTVFGVILYSEAKKRTK is encoded by the exons ATGAAAGGTTCATCACGTTTCTTCACAATAGGTCTTGTAGCAGCATGGTACTCTTCCAACATTGGTGTTCTTCTATTGAACAAGTATTTGCTGAGCAATTATGGTTTCAAGTATCCTATTTTTCTTACCATGTGTCATATGACAGCTTGTTCTTTGTTTAGCTATGTTGCTATAGCATGGATGAAGATTGTTCCTATGCAAACAATTCGATCTAGAGTTCAATTCTTTAAGATCTCTGCTTTAAGTTTGATTTTCTGTGTTTCTGTTGTGTTTGGGAATATTTCGCTTCGGTATCTTCCTGTTTCTTTCAATCAGGCTATCGGCGCTACTACGCCTTTTTTCACTgccatttttgcttatattatgaCCTTTAAGAGGGAGGCTTGGCTCACTTATCTTACCCTTGTTCCTGTTGTTACTGGTGTTGTTATTGCTAGTGGG GGTGAACCGAGTTTCCATTTATTTGGATTCATTGTATGTATTGCGGCTACAGCTGCAAGAGCCCTGAAATCAGTGCTTCAAGGAATTTTGCTTTCTTCTGAAGG AGAGAAGCTGAATTCAATGAACCTCCTTCTTTACATGGCTCCAATGGCTGTGGTTTTCCTTCTTCCCGCTACACTTATAATGGAAGAAAACGTGGTTGGCATCACCTTGGCTCTAGCCAGAGATGATGTTAAGATCATTTGGTATCTGCTATTCAACTCAGCTCTTGCTTATTTTGTCAACCTGACCAATTTTTTGGTCACGAAACATACTAGTGCTCTGACCCTTCAG GTACTAGGGAATGCTAAAGGCGCTGTAGCAGTAGTAGTTTCAATCCTAATATTTAGAAACCCAGTTTCAGTCACTGGAATGATGGGTTATGCGCTCACAGTCTTTGGAGTAATTCTTTACAGCGAAGCCAAAAAGCGAACAAAGTGA
- the LOC123896731 gene encoding uncharacterized protein At2g39910, with amino-acid sequence MSSESSSSSTLRDTLLRLSNSISDSLAATQYTPHRSSNISVKAFLQPLLSSTNSIKDFALACALLSSSIQSNSDLLSWIPNHLSSLATTSFYQLSQIYLTLFQDRNSQKLDELGLNCTLVPSHKRLLIQLLPEVIPFLKDRIKESSVDKSDECDEFSAASARVPVGFAILAAYQFRWFVTQVDYPHLGKLCGWVIPCALNAVDHWSPAVKGEGMISFMHLGKNVDAAELGGFEDVILDACCQNIASDDEIWHCVIEASITLMSLTHKSNPRSPWFERMLNEMLSHLERQPRNKERRIAWLKSVESLFNGVGLVLLAHFRRIFPLFFQWMHADDDDTIILVLKCTYEVLRLTWIRNSPYVARSIDELALVYKEAALRTAREEIRANISQILVLLQESKGQHFNVAWDKHKSDPDLTSLSLSLSGRNNCNLDTLPSENSLQSSGIVQT; translated from the exons ATGTCGTcagaatcatcatcatcttccacTCTCCGAGACACTCTCCTCCG GTTATCAAATTCAATCTCCGATTCTCTCGCCGCAACTCAATACACTCCTCACAGAAGCTCCAACATCTCCGTCAAAGCATTTCTCCAACCTCTTCTCTCATCCACAAATTCCATCAAAGACTTCGCTCTAGCATGCGCTCTTTTATCCTCATCCATACAATCCAATTCAGACCTTCTTTCATGGatccctaatcacctttcttcACTCGCAACCACTTCCTTTTACCAACTCTCCCAAATTTACCTAACACTCTTCCAAGATAGAAACTCTCAAAAGCTTGATGAATTGGGTTTGAATTGTACCCTGGTTCCTTCACACAAGAGGTTGCTGATTCAATTGTTGCCTGAAGTAATTCCTTTTCTGAAGGATAGAATTAAGGAGAGTTCTGTTGATAAGTCTGATGAATGTGATGAGTTTTCTGCCGCGTCTGCTAGAGTTCCGGTTGGGTTTGCGATTCTTGCTGCTTATCAGTTTAGATGGTTTGTTACTCAG GTTGATTATCCTCATTTGGGCAAGTTGTGTGGATGGGTGATTCCTTGTGCATTGAATGCTGTTGATCATTGGTCGCCAGCGGTGAAG gGAGAGGGCATGATTAGCTTTATGCATCTTGGAAAAAATGTGGATGCTGCTGAGCTGGGAGGGTTTGAGGATGTGATACTTGATGCCTGCTGCCAGAATATAGCTTCTGATGATGAAATATGGCACTGTGTAATTGAGGCATCAATAACTCTAATGTCACTTACTCATAAAAGTAATCCGCGCAGTCCGTG GTTTGAAAGGATGTTGAATGAGATGTTAAGTCACTTGGAGCGTCAACCAAGAAACAAAGAGCGCCGCATTGCATGGCTTAAATCTGTTGAGTCGCTATTTAATGGAGTTGGTCTTGTGCTTTTAGCTCACTTCAGGCGcatttttccattattttttcaGTGGATGCATGCAGATGATGATGATACTATTATTTTG GTTCTGAAATGTACCTACGAAGTTTTGAGATTGACTTGGATTAGGAACTCGCCTTATGTTGCAAG ATCGATAGATGAACTTGCTCTTGTCTATAAGGAGGCAGCACTGAGAACAGCCCGGGAAGAGATTCGAGCAAATATATCTCAGATTCTGGTCCTACTTCAAGA AAGCAAAGGCCAGCATTTTAATGTAGCATGGGACAAGCATAAATCCGATCCAGATTTGACCTCTCTTAGTCTGTCATTGAGTGGAAGAAACAATTGTAACCTTGATACCCTACCTTCAGAGAATAGTCTGCAGAGTTCTGGTATCGTTCAAACATGA
- the LOC123898980 gene encoding LIM domain-containing protein WLIM2b-like, whose protein sequence is MSFIGTQQKCKACEKTVYPVDQLSADGTSYHKACFRCSHCKGTLKLSNYSSMEGVLYCKPHFEQLFKEHGNFKKNFQSPAKSADPGTPQLTRTPSKAAGMFSGTQDKCATCGKTAYPLEKVTVESQAYHKSCFKCSHGGCPITPSNYAALEGILYCKHHFSQLFKEKGSYNHLIKSASVKRAATSVPES, encoded by the exons ATGTCTTTTATTGGTACTCAACAAAAGTGTAAGGCTTGTGAGAAAACGGTTTATCCCGTTGATCAACTTTCTGCTGATGGTACTTCTTATCATAAAGCTTGTTTCAGATGCTCTCATTGCAAAGGAACTTTAaag CTGAGCAACTATTCATCAATGGAAGGTGTTCTTTACTGTAAGCCTCATTTTGAGCAGCTCTTCAAGGAGCATGGAAACTTCAAGAAGAACTTCCAATCTC CTGCAAAGTCAGCCGACCCGGGAACTCCTCAGCTG ACAAGGACCCCTAGCAAAGCTGCAGGCATGTTTTCGGGGACACAAGATAAGTGTGCTACATGTGGCAAAACTGCTTATCCTTTGGAGAAG GTAACGGTGGAAAGCCAGGCCTATCACAAATCATGTTTCAAGTGTTCACACGGTGGTTGTCCTATAACTCCATCAAATTATGCAGCCCTTGAGGGCATTTTGTATTGCAAGCACCATTTCTCTCAGCTTTTTAAGGAGAAAGGTAGTTATAATCATCTTATCAAGTCTGCATCAGTCAAACGTGCTGCAACCTCCGTTCCAGAATCTTGA